gcaaaagagGGGGTGTTGTtgttcaccttcatttctgaagagaaTGGATgacatcgtgtgtgtgtgtgtgtgtgtgtgtgtgtgtgtgtgtgtgtgcgcgcccTCGAGCTGCATATGAGTGAGTCAGGGCTTCACGAAGTACTCaacctcaccctctcctccagagtcactgaagtccagtggcaggacaaaagtctgGATGACGGGTGATGGCCCCGGGATGCTCTGGGGGACCTTGGACTGTCTAAACTAAGGGCTTTCCCAGGTctctgtttgtctgaggcaaagcccattcaaaGACTGAGACAAAAGATGCCCTGGTTTGTTAGCTGAGaagtgaaggaagccagagaagccagaagagggagaggaagagcaggaggagtgagagcattctaggcactaGGAAATACCTGGAGTTAGGAGGCAGAGAGTCTGTCGGAGGAGGGAGGGTGGCATCATGGAATCACAAAATCtcgggaggggagtgaggtgtgaggaggctggaaaggtaggaagggcccagGCTATGATGGGCTTTGAACGCCAAACAGACTACTTTctagttgatcctggaggtgactgAATGGGGAAGGCAGGGAGTGATATGACCAGGCCTGAATTTTTGATGATTGTTTTGAAAACTagatggaggatgaattggagtggaggGAGATGTGAGAGGAGACCAAGCCAAAGGCTCTCggtgtcattggtccccttcgaGAACAAAGGAGCAGCACCACCAACAATCTCAATAGTCCAGGGCCTGTACGAGGGTGGCTGCAATGtccagagagaagggggaatgtTCAAGACTTGTTGtgatgtataatcaatatcaaattgcttgccttctcaaggagggggaggtagagaatttggaactcaaaattttagaaaatgtattaaaaaaattttacatgtgattgggacATAGGTAATGAAATAgagatgatatatgtgtgtgtgtgtgtgtgtgtgtgtgtgtgtgtgtgtatatttatatttaaagagTTGTGCAATTTAAAACTACATGGCTTGACCActgtggggtgagagagaatgaggagccaAGGATGGTGCCTGGGTGAATGGGAAGATAGTGATCGGAAATGGGGGTATGGGGTGTTCAAGAGGGctggcacctctggtgtgagggctactGAGGGCTGCTCTCCTACCTTTagtgtccacctgccacccagctctcacctgtggttctaagaagctgtagcatgtagcCATCCTGGCAGATGGGCCAAACTAGACTGATGATAATCGAGGGGCCTTAAACCCATcggtgagttaaggggatgttGGGGGAGCTCtcggtgaatggcctcaattttttcagtgaaatataaggCGAGGTCTAGCTgaaagggttggggtgggggaagggccaaTAAGAGGCTTGAGGAAGGATGAAGAGGTTTGTGAGGGGACAATTATTCAGTCAGAGAGGTGTAAAAGGGTTGAACTTGGGTACCACTAATTTGCAGTGGGCCCAGGTAGGagagttttgtgatttttctctacCCTCATCCAGCAGCACAGGAGCAGGAATGAAGGCTGTGGGAGTgacccagggctggggccaggtgGGGCAAGACTGGGATGGGATAATAGGGCAAGGGACTTGACAAAGTAGACTTGAAGGAAGGGGGTAACCAGTGCCGAGGGGATGACTTGGGAAAGAACTCAGAGGTAGTAAGATCTGAAGGAGTCCTAAAGGTAAAAAAGAGGGTTTGGGGTCACGAGGCAGAGGAAGATGGCGGATGGTCTTGGCCACTACAGTGGCTGAGAGAAGGGCAGGGAGGGTCAGCAGAGgctcccacccccacctgctgGACTGGCTTTGCCTTTGGCTCCACAGTCACTGACTGACttgaattttatttcattgaCAAAAAGGTTGTATTTAAGTAAGTTATACTTGGAACCAGCCGAGGATTTTGGCCACAGCCTCGTGCCCTCTTGAGAAGCCTGCACTAGGCGGGTTCTAGATAGGGCACACAACGTGGTACCAATTACATCAAGCCCTGGTCTGATATGAGGCCTCCAAAATAGAATCTATGATCCCTGTAAGGGGTGGAGGTAATTAGTTAACTCCTGCTTACAAGGCCCTTTGAGGGCCCCGAGCCTCTGTCAGGCTTCTGAAAGCACAGGCATGCCCACTGATGCCCTGGTAAGAGGACAAGACACTCACTCCTGTTTAGGTCTCGGAGATGCCCTAGGATGATTGGCTGGCTGGGAGCCTCTGAGGGGATACTTTCAGTTTCCGGGGCTGCCCCAGAGATGTACCCAAGATTGGCCAAGCCTCTTGCTGAACCTGTTAACATACAGAAACTACACACGTCCATCTGCATGGCTGAAGAACAGCAGTGTTCTTGAAAACTTGCCTCCAGTTAGAGAAGGGAATTTCCTAGACAGCATGATCCGAGAATCCACCATTTTGGGAGAGAAGGCCGTGAAGGCACACACTCATGTGTGTTCTGTGTTTGTGGGTAATAGACAATAATAAGTGATAAGCAtagtgcttactaagtgccagcTGCTGTGTGCTAAGCGCTTCATAATCGGGATCTCATGGGATCCTCACATTATCATcgctgggagataggtgctactatcttcatcacacacacacacacacacacacacacacacacacccacccacccacccaccatgTCAGGCAGGTGCCCACTCTGAACCAGGAACGTCCATGCCCAGACGTGCACACACACTTGTTACAACCACATGCTTTCATGCACGAGGCACACTTACACACGTAGACAAAAGGCTTCCAGGTCTCATAGCACTTTATTAGAGAGATgtcactgggggaggggagaaggccagTCCATACCACAGCCCACCAACATGCTGATTCCTCATCCTGTTGCAGAGCCGGGGAGAGGCCCTCAGCCCAGCAGGGAGATGGAGCCGATGTGGCCAAGGTGCAGGGCCACCGagggggctgggctgggctgcagCGAGGACCCTTCGCCCTGAGCTTCCTTGCCTTCCTTTGGGGTAGCGGGGTCTGGGGGTGTGAGGGGTAGGGAGTGGGTCTTCTCTTTCCATGGGCCTATAACAATATCTGCCTCTCAGAGGCTGCCAGTGAAAGAATAAGTAGAGAcagaggtccagtgacttgcctaaggtcaccaaGAGCTGGCAAGGAGAGGGCTGGGATTAAAAACCAGCCCTCCTGGCTCCAAGCTCTAGGCTCTTCCCTTCACCTCTTGCCATCACCTCCCTGAGGGCCCCAGGCTTCCCCCCCACTGCCGCTCTTCCTCACCTCCTGGCCAGTGGCTGCCTCTCCTTCCAGCTTGGCTCAGATCCTACCAGGATCTTGTTCCCTCAGAACAGAACATGGGTTCTTCTGGTCCACACTgctcagcctggcattcaaggcttccAGGATCTCCACTTTACTCCCCGCCCCCAACACAACTTCTCTTCCCTAACCTGGGACATCTTGTATCCCCAAGCCCCTACTCCTCTCTAAgacctcctcccttttccagggCTCCTCTGGGCTCCTCTTCCAACCCAGATTCTCTGCCCTCCAAGAAGCCCTCCCTGGCTGTCCCAAACCACAACCATACCTGAGGGGCTGCCAGGGTGGAGCAAGGACCCCTGGGCAGGGGTGAGGGGACCAGCAGGAGGCAGCAGATTCTGAGGGGAATTCGAGGAGTCCCTGAGGCCCACCAAAGCCTCGGCGGCTTCCCGCTGCAGCCGGTGCTCTTCTGAGGCTGATGCCCAGGCCAGGGTAGAGGCCCCTGGGGcctaaggaagaaagggaggaggcagAATTTGGCCTGAAACTCACGCAGTGCCCCACTCCCTCCCTTagcccctctgctcccctccttccCAGTCTCTAGTTGCCCTTCTTGGCTCCAGTCCTTTCCTTTGGCTCTTTGCTCCCCCAGTTCACACCTCCCTGGGCTAATGCAAAATCCTGTTCGGGGCAGAAAACAAGGCTTTCTAGCCCAGATTTCCACCTCGGACCTGGGACCCAGGTCTGGGTTCAGATAGGATTTTTATATTTGGGTCCCCCCACCCTAAACCCTTGAGAAGCCCCAGGTTTCCAGAATTCCAGTCTCTTCTTTCCCCAAGACCCAGGCAGCAGTCCTGGCCCTCCCTGCAGGACCCAGGCACTGGGGccacccacccccttccctcctaGGACCTGGGGCTGCAGCAGCAGGGGTTCTGGGAGGCCACAGGGCTCAAGAATCAACGCTGAGCATCTGGAACAGGGAAGGAGCAAAGGGAAGGAAGCTCAGCGTCTCTGCTGGCTCCTggccctcaccccccaccccccacatccaGTCCCCTGCTGGTCAATTGTCCCTTCACAACCTCTCCCACACTGGGCTGATTCTCTCACTCAGGCTGCCACCACATGGGTTCAGactctccttatctcttctctggaCTATCCTCACAGCCTCCTACTGGGTCCCTCAGCCTCGAGGCATCTTCTTTCCAATCCATGCTTTACCCAAGTCCTAAAACACCCTTCCTTGTTAACGAGCCTGACCACGCTGCTCCCCAGTGTCTCCAGGAGGAAATGGACCTCCTCTTTCATCATGTAAGGCCCTCCATGTGTCCCTCAGCAATTCCAAAGCAAGGACTGTCTCTGTCCTTTCCCTCTACTCTCAGTGGGTGgaacataaatgcttgctggctgaCTCCACAATCTGTCTCCAGCCTAGGCAGATGGggggtgcagtggacagagtgctggattctgaagtcaggaagatctgagttcaaatctagcctcagatacttactggctgtgtgatcctgggctggtcacctctctcagcctcatctATCaaagggggatgataatagcGCCTCCTCCCTGGTTGTTATGGCAGCATTTTGTAAACATGAAGGCTCTCGATGCTTGTTATTGTCAGAATTGTTATCGTACGGGCTAACTCCACTTTACCCATGAGGGGACTGAAGCCCACATGGATGCAGGCCTGAGCGagggcacacagctaggaaggtgccatcaggattcaaacccacgaCCCATGCCCACCGACGATCTAGCATGTCCCTCCTTGAGGCTGCCGTGGCAGGAGAACGCTGGCCGCCCCAACCCCGGCGGAGGAGACAAGGCCTTGGCACCTCGGGCctctggggggaggagaagacctGACCCACgacgcgcccccccccccccgccccaggcaAGCCTGCGGGGAATCAGGAGGGCCACCCTCACAGGAGACCTGGGCTCTgaaaggcaaagatgaggaggatgCTGCCTGCTGACCAGGGAGTGTGGTCCAGTGAGGAagatgaggggaggagggagggatgtgGAACAAAGGTGGTACCACAACGAGAATATAggctctactatgtgccaggcactggacagAACACTTCACGGcgattatctcatttggtcctcagagcaaccctgggaggcaggtcttggtaaactgaggcaggcagtcatgaagtgacttgcttagggtcatacagctggaaAGTATCTGACAgggtttgaactccagtcttctgcccccaggcctggtgctctgtgcactgtggcaccaccaGCTGCCTAGATGAGCTGGCTCCTTCTAGGTCTAGATCCTATGgtccacactcacacacacatgtgcatgcacacatgcacacaagtatgtgcacacacacaacacggcaccccctcccccgccctcATACAGtccctcctctttcccacccCACAGCTCAGGGCCTCAGGACTCACGGCTGGGCCAGGCTGGGAAGCCTGGAGGCTTCCCCAGTCATGGGGGCCATCAGTAGCTGGCACTGTCCTGGGAAGACTGGGAGGGCTCCGTGGTTGGTCAAGTGGAGGGAGGAGCCCAAGTCAAAGCCTAGCCCAGGTGGGCAAGGAGAGAAGGGTATGGGGTCAGCGCTTGGGTCTCCTCTCAGGCAGAGCCTGCTCCTTGTGCATCTAACAGGAATGGTCAGAGTTCCTGCTCTCTCATGAGGGAATGGACATGGGGATGGTGGGATCGGGGCCAGGGACACCCCCAGGTCTGGGTACTGAACCTCCTACTCACTGGGGAATGGGCACAGGAGGACATGGGCCTCAATTCCCAACCCACCCCAGTTCCCACTTTCTCAGCGGGGAATGGGTGCAGGGCGATGCCAGGCTCCCGGTACAGCAGATGACACCAAAGTGGGGGGAACACTGACAGGATGGGGGAAAGCCAGGGCCCAGGGTGCCAGGGCCCAGTGTGCCAAGACAGTGGCACGGCATCCAATGGCCCACTTAGCAGCAAGGTCCGGGGGGTGCTATCCTGGAAAGGCAATGAGCAAAGGGGAGGTACAAGGTGGCTAGGAGCCAGAGAGGCGAGGGTGGATGGTACCCAAGCTGGAAATATGGAGGAAGGTAGAGAGGAGCCAGCCTGAGGTACAGAGGATAGACTAGGCAGGAGCCAGGCTGAGACCCCAGAGGGAGGTGGATGGGAAGTATCTGGGTGGGGGCCCATCTTACCTTTTCAAGGGGTGTCAGCAGAGTCTGGGGAGCTCCTTGGAGGGGCCCCTCAGGCTGGGGGCCCATATTCTCCTTCCCAGCTGGGAATGATAGGAAATGTCTGTAGGAAGCCCTGTCTTCAGATACCCACTCTCCCCTACCCCATAATAATCTCTTACAACCAGCCATAGTATTCCTTATCTGTAGGAAGTGCTTCTGGGATGTCAAGGGGCAAActttatcacccccattttggcATAGGGTGAGTGGGAAATGCTGGAGCGAGTGGACTCTCGGAAGCCACAGTCTGCCAGTGACAGAGCCAAGGCTCTGTCCCTTCACAACCTCTCCCACACTGGGCCGATTTTCTCGGCTCACACGGCCACCACACGGGTTCAGCAACCCAGGGGTTGCTAGGACCCCAGGGTCCAGCCTCCTGTCAGTCTGCTCCAACTTTACCCAGCTCCCCCAGATTCCTTCTCACCCTAGCATACTCCGCTTTTCCTCCTTCAGCCAGAGGGaaagcatttaccaagtgcctgTGGGTGGGCAGGCCCCCATTTTCCACAGTTGGCAATCTTCGGGGGAGCTACCCCATTTCTCAGCAGGCCCTGGCTCAGGTGTTTTTTCAGTTGGGCCTCCTGCTGCCTCCGAAGGGCCACTTGGGCAGCCATGACACGCCTTCGTTCCCTGAAAGAGAaagggtcaaaggtgagtagcCATTTAGGGTTTAGGATTGAAGGCCTGGCATTTTTTAGGACGGTTGGCTCTGGTGGGATCCTggggtttggagtcagatgacatgTTTAGATTCCTGCTCTGCTACTTACCACCTGTGCAACTGTCCCTagacttctttgggcctcagtttcctctaccgtaaaatgagagggctggcaACAGACACTCTCTCAGGCCCCTGCTGGTTTTAAATGCTCCAATCTGTGTTCAGATAGAAGCTAAAGTGACTCAATGGCCAGGGGACAAAAGGCTGATGTCTTCAGGGAAGGCTGTGCCCCCTCCAGGACCCATATACGGGGGTGCTGAGGGCAGGAGCCACACCCAGGGAAGAGGAAGTTCTTAGGAGACTCACAAGATGAGGATGCATTTGTGACATTCACATTCCTGGAAGAGGCACAGGTGCTTGTGGCCCTTAACAGCTGCAGTGACACCATGGTTGCAACAATGGGCACAGGTTGGGGCTCTACTCACAGGCTGGCTGGTGGGGGGCATGGCTCCATCTCCAGTTCTAGTGTCCAAAGGGCCATTCTGGACATGAGGTGCACCCCCTGCCtccatggagctgggagaaaaTGAGGGAGTAAGGACAGCAGCCAAATGAGAAGGATCTCAGTGGTGAGGTCACATGGACCGTGTCGCCACCCACTGTCCCATcccagccttagacactcatACTCTCTCTACATACACCTCCTTTCCTGTATCCCCCCTTTCTTCAATCATTTTTCCTCATGTACCTTCTCCCCAGGTATTTACAATTAATCAGAGAGTAGAGTAAAATTATATCACGATGGAATAATTATAGCCATACACAAACAGTTTATATATGGGATATAACTTTAATTCGTTACAATGAAAATAACACAATTTCGAATACATTTTTGGGTTTGAgctataatttcattgatgtaggaaactcccagtgtggaaacccCCTTTACCGCTGCAGATGGCAACTCAGAGTCTCAGAGTTATCTGAGGCATGGATAGGCTGGGGGTGAGAGGGGAGGTGACTCGTGTTGTCACATCCCCAGTAACTGTCAGAGGCAGGCCTGAAtgttcctgactcccaatctggCCTTCTGTCCGTGACACTGTAGCTGATATGCTTGTAATAGCTGTTGTCAGTGCATTTTGGTTGTTGCTTTGGATGGGACGTATCATTTTTCAAGTATAGAGAGCTCTTGATGGGGGACACTTCCACCCCCAATACTGGTCAGCACTTGTCTAACAACTAATTATTTTAGTCACTTATTAGCCCTGTGATTtaaccgctgtctgcctcagtctccttatctgtacaTGGGAATAATACTCGcttctacctcctggggttgGTGTGAagatgagacagtatttgtacagtattatataaatattattactgTTCTCACTCCTAGTGAGGTGCCTGCAGCACTGAGGAGACATCCTGGAGTCACACTGccggcgtgtgtgtgtgtgggggggggagggtggcaggtgctgggtcttcctggctctaaggctgACTTCTCTATCCACTCGATCATACTGCCTCTTGATTGGTGTTATCTGGGATATGATTTAGTTTTCTAATTATTATAAGCCTCTCTATACCAGCAAGCTGAACTGGGTGCCTCATTAAGGCCCAGTGTTAGCAGAGAGCTGGGGCTAAATGTGCTCACATGTGGCTGCTATCCCATGAGCCCCTGGGTTTTGGAAGGCAGCTGTGTTTCGCAATGTGATCAAAAAGGCACCAAATGTGTATTCACAAGACCCAGTGACCTtgatttaacatctctgggcctggagtttcttcatctgtaaaacaaggaggctGGATTGGACAATTGTAAAGACTTCTCATGACTACTGCTCTGGTGTGAGCCTGTGGACCAGCCTGTCTAAGTGCAGAGAGGCTCACCATCCCAGGGAAGGAATTATCTAGCCCTGAGAGCCCGTGAAGAAAAGACCAGGACAAAATGGCTCTCAGGCCTCGGCGGCTCCTTCCTTTGGGGGCAGCAAGGACAACCGTGAAATGGTGCTGAAGGGAGATGAAGGACCACACAATTTTCAGATGGACCTGAAACATTCATTTTACAGCTACTCTAAATGTGACATCTTTGTCCAGTGCTATGAGATACTAcagagaaactgagtcacacaaATGGTGACATCCACAAAAGTAGAAGGCGTGAGGAAGGTGAAGCTAAATGGAAAGCAGCTCACAGTTCTcttggagagtcagacacagcaaCTAATTTTATTGTGCACCAAAAGACAATAAGAAACCTGTGTGAACTGCCATGACACCCAGGGCCAGCCCGAGCCAAAAGACCATTCCTAAGCCAGCTCTAGCAAATGTGTTAACACTGGTTgaagacaatgaaaaaatagagaaaaaatggtAGAAACCCCAACCTTGGCCAAGTCCTCCAATTCAAGTATATGCTGGAGACTCAGCAGGGcgtgaggagggagggcaaacCCCACCCTGGAATATGCTGAGATGTGAAAGCAGCCAAATGCTAGCAGACTACTCAGAAAGCTCGAGTCTGTATTTGTATATCATGAACATTTTTTCTAAGGAGACAGTTGGAAGACAGGTCAGAGACCACAAAAcatcataaaaaattaaaataattatatctgGATAGCAAATGACTGCTTATTTACATGGAATCATTAAAAGTTAGGTGTCTTGGTACAGTCAGACCATCAGCTGAAGCAAAGGCCAAAATCAACACCAAATTAAAAGAAAGGCTAAGGATGAGAAGACACTGTTTGCAATTACAACAGCTCCAACCTAACTTATTTGAATGAGCTactgaaaaataggaaatggataaaGGCAAAGTTAGTGACTTTGATTGTCACCATTTTTTATAAAAGTTTAACGAAATAAAACAGTGACCACAACATGGAGTccaaaagagcctagaaaacACCTCGGCAATTAAACAATTTGTTCTCTTTGCCACAAACTTTAGTGAAAAAGATCATCTGCAAAACAtggagaagaatggggaaaacacCCATCATGGAGGTGGGTGGAGAAAAATTATGCAGTCTCACCTCCACAAACCAGTGAGAGGcagtgaaggggaaaatgaatCTTCAGAAAGCCAAGCCAGATTGTCCCAagagcatttagagataaaaatgggaggataagaaatggaagcaaaatggaaaaaatgtcagCATTCCTTTAGGGGTCTATTCCCATCTCTGATAGCAGGGGCCTCGCCACATTTGGCTTTGTTACCAGAGGAGCTCTACGAGGAAGCAGAAATGGTATCTAGAAGAAGTCAGAAAAAGTGGCTGGACAGGACTAAGTACACAGAGAAGAAATCTGTGCTGAAGGTAACACAATTTTGTAAGCACTGAGGGGATTGATTTTTGAGATCTCAAAGAAGGGAAGACaccaaacaattggaaaaaaaatctcaaatggtATTATTACCAAAAAAGTCGAATGAGAAGGCATCAGCAACTACTGacccatatgcctactttctcatctctataaaatctttatgagaatgaacTTCATGTATTGagggcattcttgatgaaaatctGACAAGGAAAAAGGCAGGCTTTCACAGCCAATTTTCTATAGCAAACCACATCTTCACAGctacacaattgactgaaagacaGATAATACAAGGTCTCTCTGTGTTTACtgtttgttgattataaaaaGGCATTTGACTTGGTTGCGCAAAACTGCCTTAAAGGCTCTTTTCCAACAATTATAAGACTCCCATGCATATGTTAAAGTCTAATACCGTCCTTTAATAGACAGCCACAGGAATAACTTTGTTCAACACATCATTAGTGATCAATATCAACTAATCCATACAAGAGTGTGACCTCTGCTCTCTAAAGAGACTGCCCAGCTTGGAGTCTAAATAGAAGAGGAATCTCCTGGAGAGGATGAGCTCCTGCAGCTGCTCCTGTCACTTGGCAATGACCTTGTTTTGATTGCATTAGGGCCCCACCCCCCAATGCATTAATCAGATCCAGGCATACTCAAAAGAGATTGCCCTAGaaatccacaaaggaaaaaaaaatcaaataaacaagtggataaagaatttCTACTGCATAGAGCACGGCATGCAATCGTCTGGGCAGTCCACTGGGTCAGTCTCTCAGTCTATTTATCTTGGACAGGCACCGAAGAAGGATAGCAAAGTGGGCTGGGCACAGAACAGGAGGAAGAGCACGAGCACTGAAGAAAACTGGACAGTGCTCAATGATCTGAAACTGTTCGCTGACACAAAAcgccatcttttttttaaacactagGATTCTCTTGGTTGTGCTATGTGGGCTGTGAATAGTGAAAGGCCACAACCCTCAAAGAGTAAGAATGCTAAGTGGCCTAAAGAGTGGACGTGGTGGGAGAATGGTGGGCTGGTCAAGCAGCAGGAGAAAGACACCAGCTGGAAGACTGGAATATTGCCCTGGAATCTTGAGAATTAGGAGACCTAGAGAAAGGCCTACAGGGCCCTCGGGTATCCTTGATGGAGAATTATGGGGCAACACTGGAAACAAGAACTAGCACATATATaggtttttaaggtttgcaaagtgctttacaaatgttatctcattttacaggggcaAAAAATATTACAGGCTAAGGAACTGATGGATTTTGATGTGCCCTCTTGGAGGGAGGACTCATATCTATGTGATCCATTGAAATACCTAAGTAAGAATATAATAATACTATCAAACATGAAATAACAGAATAATGATATTTGCACTATTTTAT
The nucleotide sequence above comes from Trichosurus vulpecula isolate mTriVul1 unplaced genomic scaffold, mTriVul1.pri scaffold_138_arrow_ctg1, whole genome shotgun sequence. Encoded proteins:
- the DMRTC2 gene encoding doublesex- and mab-3-related transcription factor C2, giving the protein MPAILLGDWDTRPYPELGRCWSLSRPLKVPRFRKGIDKLSRAQRRESKQFEEAHLPENEAKNICATPSMALFSMEAGGAPHVQNGPLDTRTGDGAMPPTSQPVSRAPTCAHCCNHGVTAAVKGHKHLCLFQECECHKCILILERRRVMAAQVALRRQQEAQLKKHLSQGLLRNGVAPPKIANCGKWGPAHPQALAGKENMGPQPEGPLQGAPQTLLTPLEKDSTPRTLLLSGPLDAVPLSWHTGPWHPGPWLSPILSVFPPLWCHLLYREPGIALHPFPAEKVGTGVGFDLGSSLHLTNHGALPVFPGQCQLLMAPMTGEASRLPSLAQPCSALILEPCGLPEPLLLQPQAPGASTLAWASASEEHRLQREAAEALVGLRDSSNSPQNLLPPAGPLTPAQGSLLHPGSPSDPATPKEGKEAQGEGSSLQPSPAPSVALHLGHIGSISLLG